From the Primulina tabacum isolate GXHZ01 chromosome 15, ASM2559414v2, whole genome shotgun sequence genome, one window contains:
- the LOC142527947 gene encoding uncharacterized protein LOC142527947, translated as MANPRKKFAFGCFLFVFSLISSFSNALTDLEAAHIARRQLLHLEKGDDLLLEYEYSDDTGATFPNSRLKKAYVALQEWKKAIYSDPFNFTSNWEGADVCAYNGVFCEQALDNSNDTVVAGVDLNHADIAGHLPEALGYLSDISLLHINSNRFCGIVPPTIKHMNLIHELDLSNNRFVGPFPDVVLELPNLKYLDLRFNDFEGELPKELFDKDLDAIFLNNNRFHSNIPENLGDSPASVVVISNNKLKGCIPQSIGNMAGMLDEFIASKNELSGCLPEDITLLNTTTVFDISCNKFVGDLPQGMEYMQGLEILDIEKNTLRGRVPESICTLPSLKNFTFSSNYFDTKDPQCYPDVIPGLMVNGNKNCFVGEVQQRSEDECYKILKKVVDCNSTGCRPSNDGQGAKPKLPKNDGPSKPSPKKETPTKSREIPPTVKPTNPSAPKSQPQNLKPISPKSSPPKASHFTPTLQSPKPGHSKPPKVSIPPPTVRPPKVHVQPPAPKHTPIPIAPKAEKPIPYTIGGSYTSPPPPIGSPIPVFPPQPRANSAPPHIFSPPPHVQSSPPPPVFSPPLPVQSPPPPLVFSPPPPHIQSPPPPLVYSPPPPPVVSPPLPTYSPPPRPVVSPPPPVYSPPQPPVHSPPPPPMYSPPPPPPPRRVVSPPPPVYSPPQPPVHSPPPPPMHSPPPPLFFSPPPPVHSPPPPVHSPPPPVLSPPPPVQSPPPPPHVHSPPPPILSPPPPVQSPPPPPPVHSPPPPVLSPPPPVQSPPPPPPVHSPPPPVLSPPPPVQSPPPPPPPPPLFSPPPHINLPPPPAPQLSPPPPVFKPVVLPPHLGASYASPPPPVIPGY; from the coding sequence ATGGCGAACCCTCGGAAAAAATTTGCTTTCGGCTGCTTTCTCTTCGTCTTTTCTCTTATCTCTTCATTCTCGAATGCATTAACTGATCTTGAAGCAGCACATATTGCTCGTCGCCAGCTTTTACATTTGGAAAAAGGAGATGATCTTCTTCTTGAGTACGAATATTCGGACGATACAGGTGCTACATTCCCAAATTCTAGGCTAAAAAAGGCTTATGTTGCTCTTCAGGAGTGGAAGAAGGCTATATATTCTGACCCATTTAACTTTACGAGTAACTGGGAGGGAGCAGATGTTTGTGCGTATAATGGTGTCTTTTGTGAGCAGGCCTTGGACAATTCTAATGACACCGTGGTTGCTGGGGTCGACTTGAaccatgcagatattgcagGGCATCTTCCTGAAGCTCTTGGGTACTTATCAGATATCAGTCTTCTGCATATAAACTCGAACCGGTTTTGTGGGATCGTGCCACCTACTATCAAGCATATGAATCTTATCCACGAGCTCGACTTGAGCAACAATCGATTTGTGGGACCTTTTCCGGACGTTGTATTGGAACTTCCCAATCTCAAGTACCTTGATTTAAGGTTCAATGATTTTGAAGGGGAATTGCCAAAAGAGTTGTTCGATAAAGACCTCGATGCCATTTTCTTGAACAACAACCGGTTTCATTCCAACATCCCGGAGAATCTAGGCGACTCACCGGCTTCTGTGGTGGTGATCTCCAACAACAAGTTGAAGGGATGCATTCCACAAAGCATTGGAAACATGGCAGGTATGTTGGACGAGTTCATCGCATCGAAAAATGAGCTTTCTGGGTGTTTACCGGAAGATATCACCCTTTTGAACACTACCACAGTTTTCGACATCAGCTGTAATAAGTTTGTAGGAGACCTTCCACAAGGCATGGAATACATGCAAGGCTTGGAAATCTTGGACATTGAAAAGAACACGCTTAGGGGTAGGGTGCCTGAAAGTATCTGCACATTGCCAAGTTTGAAGAATTTTACATTCTCTTCGAACTACTTCGATACGAAGGATCCACAATGCTATCCCGACGTCATACCAGGGCTCATGGTAAATGGGAATAAAAATTGTTTTGTTGGAGAGGTACAACAAAGATCGGAAGATGAATGttacaaaatcttgaaaaaagtAGTGGATTGCAATTCTACGGGATGCAGACCTTCTAATGATGGTCAAGGGGCAAAGCCGAAGCTTCCCAAGAATGACGGTCCTTCAAAACCAAGCCCCAAGAAAGAAACTCCAACGAAGTCTAGGGAAATTCCACCTACGGTAAAGCCAACCAACCCCTCAGCACCAAAGTCACAACCACAAAATCTTAAACCAATCTCACCAAAGTCTTCTCCACCAAAGGCTTCCCATTTTACACCAACTCTACAAAGTCCTAAACCAGGGCACTCAAAGCCACCAAAGGTTTCGATTCCACCTCCCACAGTGAGACCACCTAAGGTTCATGTCCAACCTCCTGCTCCGAAGCATACTCCAATTCCGATTGCTCCTAAAGCAGAGAAACCGATTCCATATACAATCGGTGGATCCTACACATCACCCCCACCACCCATTGGGTCGCCTATTCCAGTTTTCCCCCCACAGCCACGTGCAAATTCAGCTCCACCACATATATTCTCGCCTCCACCGCATGTTCAGTCATCCCCTCCACCACCAGTCTTCTCACCCCCACTGCCTGTTCAGTCACCACCTCCGCCACTTGTCTTCTCACCTCCACCACCTCATATTCAGTCACCACCTCCACCTCTAGTGTactcaccaccaccacctccggtTGTCTCCCCTCCACTTCCAACGTACTCACCACCACCACGTCCGGTTGTTtctcctccacctccagtgtACTCACCACCACAGCCGCCTGTCCACTCCCCACCTCCTCCACCAATGTACTCCCCAcccccaccaccaccaccacgtCGGGTTGTTtctcctccacctccagtgtACTCACCACCACAGCCGCCTGTCCACTCCCCACCTCCTCCACCAATGCACTCCCCACCCCCACCCCTTTTTTTCTCTCCACCACCACCTGTTCACTCTCCGCCTCCACCTGTCCATTCACCGCCGCCACCTGTTTTATCTCCCCCACCTCCTGTCCAATCACCACCGCCGCCGCCACATGTCCATTCACCACCTCCACCAATTTTATCTCCCCCACCTCCTGTCCAAtcaccgccgccgccgccgcctgTCCATTCACCACCTCCACCAGTTTTATCTCCCCCACCTCCTGTCCAatcaccaccaccaccgccacCTGTCCATTCACCACCTCCACCAGTTTTATCTCCCCCACCTCCTGTCCAatcaccaccaccaccgccgccgccgccaccATTGTTCTCTCCACCCCCACATATCAACCTACCGCCACCTCCAGCTCCTCAACTATCACCACCTCCTCCGGTTTTCAAACCAGTCGTCCTCCCACCACACTTGGGCGCAAGTTATGCATCCCCACCACCACCAGTTATCCCAGGATATTAA